A genomic segment from Paraburkholderia hayleyella encodes:
- a CDS encoding amidohydrolase family protein has translation MLIDAHHHLWRIARNDYGWLTPDEGFLYRDYVPEHFKPILDAHDIARAVVIQAAPSLAETEFLLSLTDAHPYLGAVVGWVDFADRNTPQTLDQFSAHPKFRGVRPMIQDIAEDTWMLREELSGTFVALAERGLSFDALIQPRHLATLIELVSRYPSLRVAINHCGKPEVRAWQVGNADFNAWQAGMTELARHPNVFCKLSALPTRAAPGWTAETFSPYVDVLLTAFGPTRLMWASDWPILERNGRYDDWFHVARALLPESTHADVFGATAKSFYRIDQVCPRAVA, from the coding sequence ATGCTGATCGACGCGCACCATCATCTTTGGCGAATTGCGAGAAACGACTATGGCTGGCTGACTCCCGACGAGGGCTTCCTGTATCGAGATTACGTGCCGGAGCACTTCAAGCCCATTCTCGACGCCCATGACATCGCGCGTGCCGTTGTCATACAGGCGGCGCCCAGTCTTGCAGAGACGGAATTCCTGCTGTCGCTTACGGATGCGCACCCCTACCTCGGTGCCGTGGTCGGCTGGGTGGATTTCGCCGACAGGAACACGCCGCAAACGCTTGATCAATTTTCGGCGCATCCGAAGTTCCGGGGGGTACGGCCCATGATCCAGGACATTGCGGAAGACACATGGATGTTGCGTGAAGAATTGAGCGGCACGTTCGTCGCACTCGCCGAACGAGGTCTCAGTTTCGATGCGTTGATCCAGCCGCGGCATTTGGCAACCCTCATCGAATTGGTGTCGCGTTACCCATCGCTTCGCGTAGCAATCAATCATTGCGGCAAGCCGGAGGTTCGCGCCTGGCAAGTGGGCAACGCCGATTTCAACGCGTGGCAGGCGGGCATGACCGAGCTTGCACGTCATCCGAACGTGTTCTGCAAGCTGTCCGCGCTACCAACGCGTGCCGCGCCGGGTTGGACTGCCGAGACGTTCTCGCCCTATGTCGATGTGCTCTTGACGGCATTCGGGCCAACGCGGCTCATGTGGGCGAGCGACTGGCCGATTCTGGAACGTAATGGCCGCTATGACGACTGGTTTCATGTCGCGCGCGCGTTGTTGCCC
- a CDS encoding MFS transporter, with protein MRRIHMQTVTLDRQAANGSGKASRSAVVAAVIGNALEFYDFTVYAFFAAIIGKQFFPSDSPLGALLLSVAAFGVGFLARPLGGVFIGRYADRAGRKPAMLLTLALMAVGMAIIAFAPPYASIGLAAPCLIVIARLIQGFAWGGEAGPTTAFLVESAPDDKRARYASWQVVSQGLAVLVAGTVGVLASSVLSEQSMNAWGWRIPFVLGLAVIPVALILRKNMHETAPSANVAHALPATAASMQGRYLKYVTLATLIIIPSTVTVYVNNYMTSYALTLLQFPMTMSIAVTMVVGACMVVAALAGGIAADRFGRKVVMIVPCSLLMLLAYPAFVVLNHWHSPVTLFAVPAVLALLTGSHAAAVITIIPETFPRRMRSTGLSISYAIAATVFGGSTQFVITWLLRLTGNPISPAFYIIGACALGLLGMSLLTETRDAALE; from the coding sequence ATGAGAAGAATCCATATGCAGACAGTCACGCTGGACCGTCAAGCCGCGAACGGCAGCGGCAAAGCTTCGCGCAGTGCCGTCGTCGCCGCAGTCATCGGCAACGCCCTGGAGTTTTATGATTTCACCGTGTATGCCTTCTTCGCGGCGATCATTGGCAAACAGTTCTTTCCTTCCGACAGTCCACTCGGCGCGCTGCTGCTTTCCGTGGCCGCGTTCGGTGTGGGATTTTTGGCGCGCCCGTTGGGTGGCGTTTTCATTGGCCGATATGCGGATCGTGCAGGGCGCAAACCGGCGATGCTGCTCACGCTCGCACTCATGGCCGTCGGGATGGCGATCATCGCGTTCGCTCCCCCCTACGCGTCGATTGGACTCGCCGCGCCTTGCCTGATTGTGATCGCACGTCTCATCCAGGGATTCGCCTGGGGCGGCGAAGCCGGCCCGACCACAGCCTTCCTCGTCGAATCCGCCCCTGACGACAAGCGGGCGCGATACGCCAGTTGGCAAGTGGTGAGCCAGGGGCTGGCCGTACTGGTTGCGGGCACGGTAGGGGTACTGGCCTCTTCAGTGCTGTCGGAACAAAGTATGAATGCGTGGGGTTGGCGCATTCCGTTCGTGCTGGGTCTGGCTGTGATCCCGGTAGCGCTGATCCTGCGGAAAAACATGCATGAAACGGCGCCGTCCGCCAATGTCGCTCATGCTTTGCCCGCCACGGCCGCATCGATGCAAGGGCGCTATTTGAAGTATGTCACGCTTGCCACGTTGATCATCATTCCCAGTACGGTGACCGTCTACGTCAACAATTACATGACGAGCTACGCACTGACGCTGCTGCAGTTTCCGATGACGATGTCCATCGCCGTCACGATGGTCGTGGGCGCGTGCATGGTCGTCGCGGCACTGGCCGGCGGCATCGCGGCTGACCGTTTCGGCCGTAAGGTAGTCATGATCGTGCCGTGTTCGCTGCTGATGCTGCTGGCATATCCGGCCTTCGTCGTGCTGAATCATTGGCATTCGCCAGTCACGCTGTTTGCCGTGCCGGCGGTGCTCGCGTTGCTCACAGGATCGCACGCGGCAGCCGTCATCACGATCATCCCTGAAACGTTTCCGAGACGAATGCGTAGCACCGGCCTGTCGATAAGCTATGCGATCGCAGCGACGGTCTTTGGCGGCAGCACGCAATTCGTGATCACCTGGCTACTGCGCCTGACTGGAAATCCGATTTCGCCGGCGTTCTACATTATCGGCGCCTGCGCATTGGGATTGCTGGGCATGTCGTTGCTAACTGAGACGCGAGACGCGGCGCTCGAATAA
- the gloA gene encoding lactoylglutathione lyase: MRLLHTMLRVGNLERSIAFYTGLLGMKLLRREDFPEGKFTLAFVGYTDEQHGTVLELTHNWDTTSYDQGNAFGHLAIEVDDAYAACDAIRAQGGQVVREAGPMKHGTTVIAFVTDPDGYKIEFIQKKV, from the coding sequence ATGCGTCTGCTACACACCATGCTTCGCGTGGGTAATCTTGAACGGTCGATTGCGTTTTATACCGGTTTGCTGGGCATGAAACTGCTGCGCCGCGAAGATTTTCCTGAGGGCAAGTTCACGCTGGCCTTTGTCGGTTACACCGATGAGCAACATGGCACGGTGCTCGAACTGACGCATAACTGGGATACCACGTCCTACGATCAGGGCAATGCCTTCGGCCATCTGGCCATCGAAGTCGACGACGCCTACGCGGCGTGCGATGCCATTCGCGCGCAAGGCGGCCAGGTGGTGCGCGAAGCGGGCCCGATGAAGCATGGCACCACGGTGATAGCGTTTGTCACCGATCCCGATGGCTACAAGATCGAATTCATTCAGAAGAAGGTGTGA
- a CDS encoding M48 family metallopeptidase, with protein MLKPVPPPDSASADNRQLDLPLFAAPEATPATPMEAAPSPLPSTAPDGSKRRSLTLGTQTLPYQLKRSSRRSIGFAIDSNGLSITAPRWVTLTEIENAIIGKQRWIFAKLSEWQTRVEQRALPRIEWKDGTQVPYLGRPVSVVLDASHSVPGFDAHEARLTLPLPPNADPQQIKDRVQGWLQSEATRLFGERLALYAERLGVSYRTYALSAAATRWGSCSSDGKIRLNWRLIHFPLPVIDYVVAHELAHLKEMNHSPRFWQTVESIFPEFRQVRQTLKRHPPELLPTL; from the coding sequence ATGCTTAAGCCCGTCCCGCCACCAGACAGCGCATCAGCAGATAACCGGCAACTCGATCTGCCACTCTTCGCCGCGCCTGAAGCCACCCCGGCCACTCCCATGGAGGCGGCGCCATCACCGCTGCCGTCCACGGCGCCCGATGGCTCCAAACGGCGCAGCCTCACGCTCGGTACACAGACCCTCCCATACCAGCTCAAACGCTCTTCACGCCGCTCAATCGGCTTTGCCATCGACAGCAATGGGCTCTCGATCACCGCGCCGCGCTGGGTCACGTTGACCGAAATCGAAAACGCCATCATCGGCAAGCAACGCTGGATTTTCGCCAAGCTCAGCGAATGGCAAACCCGGGTGGAACAACGCGCGCTCCCCCGCATCGAGTGGAAGGATGGCACGCAAGTGCCGTATTTAGGGCGCCCGGTAAGCGTGGTGCTCGATGCCTCGCACAGCGTGCCCGGCTTCGACGCACATGAAGCGCGACTGACATTGCCCCTGCCACCCAACGCCGACCCGCAACAAATCAAAGACCGTGTGCAAGGCTGGCTGCAAAGCGAAGCGACACGGCTCTTCGGCGAACGGCTGGCGCTTTATGCGGAGAGGCTCGGCGTGAGTTATCGAACCTATGCGCTGTCGGCGGCGGCAACGCGTTGGGGCAGTTGTTCGAGCGATGGCAAAATCCGCCTGAACTGGCGCTTGATCCACTTTCCGCTACCCGTGATCGATTATGTCGTGGCCCATGAGTTGGCCCACCTGAAGGAAATGAATCACAGTCCGCGCTTCTGGCAGACCGTCGAATCCATTTTCCCGGAGTTTCGCCAGGTACGGCAGACACTCAAACGCCATCCCCCAGAACTGCTGCCAACGCTTTAG
- a CDS encoding lysophospholipid acyltransferase family protein yields the protein MRFLRSLLFLVYLIVFTVPYAIACFVAFPFLHADRRYWMAAGWCRTTLATVRWLNGIHYEIRGFENLPDGPAVLLPKHQSAWETLAFPALMPRPLCYVFKRELLYVPFFGWTLGMLKMVQINRKEGKHAFESVTRQGQARMAEGAWVIMFPEGTRTPTGTQGKYKTGGARFAVATGALAVPIAHNAGRVWPRNSFMKYPGVVIVSIGKPIDPTGLTTEEVNQQVETWIEAEMRRIDPTAYPAGPQGQASPSTSAPA from the coding sequence ATGCGCTTTCTTCGTTCGCTGTTGTTTCTGGTCTACCTGATTGTTTTCACCGTGCCTTACGCGATCGCCTGCTTTGTCGCGTTTCCGTTTTTGCACGCCGACCGCCGTTACTGGATGGCCGCGGGCTGGTGCCGCACGACGCTCGCCACGGTGCGCTGGCTCAATGGCATTCATTACGAAATCAGAGGCTTTGAGAATCTGCCAGACGGCCCGGCGGTGCTGCTGCCAAAGCATCAGTCAGCCTGGGAAACGCTCGCCTTCCCCGCGCTGATGCCCCGTCCGCTGTGCTATGTGTTCAAGCGTGAACTGCTATACGTACCGTTTTTCGGCTGGACCCTCGGCATGCTGAAGATGGTTCAAATCAACCGCAAGGAAGGCAAGCACGCCTTCGAATCCGTAACCCGTCAAGGCCAGGCCCGGATGGCCGAGGGCGCATGGGTCATCATGTTTCCCGAAGGCACTCGCACCCCGACCGGCACCCAGGGCAAGTACAAAACAGGGGGCGCACGTTTCGCCGTCGCCACCGGCGCGCTTGCCGTGCCCATTGCCCATAACGCAGGCCGCGTGTGGCCACGCAACTCGTTTATGAAGTATCCTGGCGTCGTCATTGTTTCGATCGGCAAACCGATCGACCCCACCGGGCTCACCACCGAAGAAGTCAACCAGCAAGTCGAAACATGGATCGAGGCTGAAATGCGCCGCATTGATCCCACCGCGTATCCCGCTGGGCCACAAGGTCAGGCTTCGCCTTCCACCTCCGCTCCAGCCTGA
- the gmhB gene encoding D-glycero-beta-D-manno-heptose 1,7-bisphosphate 7-phosphatase — protein MPASPRKVVILDRDGVINVDSDGFIKSPDEWVALPGSLEAIARLNQAGYRVVVATNQSGIGRGLFDMSALNAMHEKMHRLAATVGGRIDAVFFCPHTANDQCDCRKPKPGMLRMITERFEVEAQHTPVVGDALRDLQAAAALGCPPHLVLSGKGRQTQAAGELPPGTQIHDDLRAFALDFLAEEHE, from the coding sequence ATGCCAGCCAGCCCAAGAAAAGTCGTCATCCTCGACCGCGACGGTGTGATCAACGTCGATTCCGACGGCTTTATCAAGTCGCCGGACGAATGGGTCGCCCTGCCCGGCAGCCTCGAAGCCATCGCCCGCCTGAACCAGGCAGGCTATCGCGTCGTCGTGGCAACCAACCAGTCCGGCATTGGACGCGGCTTGTTCGACATGAGCGCACTCAATGCCATGCACGAAAAAATGCATCGTCTGGCCGCCACGGTCGGCGGCCGGATCGACGCGGTTTTTTTCTGTCCGCACACCGCCAACGATCAATGCGATTGCCGCAAGCCAAAACCCGGCATGCTGCGCATGATCACCGAGCGCTTCGAAGTCGAAGCGCAGCACACGCCGGTGGTAGGCGATGCGCTGCGTGACCTGCAAGCTGCGGCGGCGCTCGGTTGTCCACCTCATCTGGTATTAAGTGGCAAGGGTCGCCAAACCCAGGCCGCTGGGGAGCTACCACCAGGCACGCAGATCCACGATGACCTGCGCGCTTTCGCCCTCGATTTTCTGGCTGAAGAACATGAATAA
- the glyS gene encoding glycine--tRNA ligase subunit beta — translation MNHPEHATLLVELLTEELPPKALKRLGDAFAEGLAQRLAAHGLSDSATAFERYATPRRLAVTIQNVRAVAPDRPVREKVLPVSVALDAAGQPTAPLAKKLAALGFPDFPLEQLERAPDGKAEAFFLGYTAPGATLAAGLQAALDETLARLPIPKVMTYQRGDGTNVQFVRPVHRLTVLHGEQVVPVTAFGIDADDTTLGHRFLSDGLVAIQHADHYAQTLQQRGYVIASFGDRRETIRNQLLAQAGDDTVVMPEALLDEVSALVEWPAVYSCRFEDEFLGVPQECLILTMQTNQKYFALTDASGKLRSRFLVVSNIETATPDDIIEGNERVVRPRLADAKFFFEQDQKKTLEQRVPLLANVVYHNKLGSALQRTERVAALAEAIARLAGTDAALAQRAAQLAKADLLTDMVGEFPELQGTMGTYYARHDGEPEEVALACSEHYRPRFSGDALPTTQTGTVVALADKLETLVGIWGIGLQPTGEKDPFALRRHALGVLRLLLEKEWPLDLRDLLRMAYAQFKKLPQVADSTAAIYEFFMDRLRGLLRERGYAAAEIDAVLALNPTRLDDLTARLVAVREFAALPEAAALAAANKRISNILKKSDGAPGNNLAQAGLLIEAAEKALHHQLQQVAPKVQDHVKAHQYTDALSALAALREPVDAFFQDVMVNADDTALRANRLALLAQLHQQMNCVADISRLAA, via the coding sequence ATGAATCATCCTGAACACGCTACCCTGCTCGTCGAGTTACTCACCGAAGAGCTGCCACCCAAAGCACTCAAACGCCTCGGCGATGCCTTTGCCGAAGGTCTCGCGCAGCGCCTCGCGGCGCACGGCCTGAGCGACAGCGCAACAGCTTTCGAGCGCTACGCCACCCCGCGCCGCCTGGCCGTCACCATTCAGAACGTGCGCGCTGTCGCGCCTGACCGGCCCGTGCGCGAGAAGGTGCTACCCGTCTCCGTCGCGCTCGATGCTGCTGGCCAGCCCACCGCGCCGCTGGCCAAAAAGCTCGCCGCCCTGGGCTTTCCCGACTTCCCGCTAGAGCAGCTCGAACGCGCGCCCGATGGCAAGGCCGAAGCCTTCTTTCTCGGTTATACGGCGCCTGGCGCGACGCTCGCCGCAGGCTTGCAAGCCGCGCTCGATGAAACCCTCGCCAGGCTGCCTATCCCCAAGGTGATGACCTATCAGCGCGGCGACGGCACCAACGTGCAGTTCGTGCGTCCGGTACATCGCCTGACCGTGTTGCATGGCGAGCAGGTCGTGCCGGTCACCGCATTCGGCATCGACGCCGACGACACCACGCTCGGCCATCGTTTTTTGTCGGATGGCCTGGTCGCCATCCAGCACGCCGACCACTATGCCCAGACATTGCAACAGCGGGGCTATGTGATCGCCAGCTTCGGCGATCGGCGCGAAACCATCCGCAACCAGTTGCTGGCGCAAGCGGGCGATGACACGGTGGTGATGCCCGAGGCATTGCTCGACGAAGTGAGCGCGCTGGTCGAATGGCCCGCGGTTTATTCGTGCCGTTTCGAGGACGAATTCCTGGGCGTGCCACAGGAGTGCCTGATCCTCACGATGCAGACCAACCAGAAGTATTTCGCCCTCACCGACGCCAGCGGCAAGCTGCGTTCGCGCTTCCTGGTCGTATCGAATATCGAAACCGCCACGCCAGACGACATCATCGAAGGCAATGAGCGCGTCGTGCGTCCGCGCCTCGCGGATGCGAAATTCTTCTTCGAACAGGACCAGAAAAAAACGCTGGAGCAACGTGTACCGTTGCTGGCGAACGTGGTCTATCACAACAAGCTGGGGTCGGCGCTGCAACGCACCGAGCGCGTCGCGGCGCTCGCCGAAGCGATTGCCCGGCTCGCAGGTACCGATGCCGCGCTGGCGCAGCGCGCCGCGCAGCTGGCGAAAGCCGACTTGCTGACCGACATGGTCGGCGAATTCCCTGAACTGCAAGGCACGATGGGCACTTATTACGCCCGTCACGATGGCGAGCCTGAAGAGGTCGCACTTGCCTGCTCGGAGCACTACCGGCCGCGTTTTTCCGGCGATGCCCTACCCACGACTCAAACCGGTACCGTGGTCGCGCTCGCAGACAAACTCGAAACCCTGGTGGGCATCTGGGGCATTGGCTTGCAGCCGACCGGCGAAAAAGATCCATTCGCGCTGCGCCGTCATGCGCTGGGAGTACTGCGTCTGCTACTCGAAAAAGAATGGCCACTGGATCTGCGCGACTTGCTGCGCATGGCCTATGCGCAGTTCAAGAAGCTGCCGCAAGTGGCCGATTCAACCGCCGCGATCTACGAATTTTTCATGGATCGCCTGCGTGGCCTGCTGCGTGAACGCGGTTATGCCGCAGCCGAAATCGATGCGGTGCTGGCGTTGAACCCAACACGCCTCGATGACCTGACCGCGCGTCTCGTAGCCGTGCGCGAATTCGCCGCCCTCCCCGAAGCCGCCGCGCTCGCCGCCGCCAATAAACGCATTTCGAACATTCTGAAAAAGTCGGACGGAGCGCCAGGCAACAACCTGGCGCAGGCTGGCCTGCTCATCGAAGCCGCTGAAAAAGCCCTGCATCACCAATTGCAACAAGTTGCACCCAAGGTGCAGGATCACGTGAAAGCGCACCAGTACACCGATGCGCTCAGCGCGCTGGCGGCACTGCGCGAACCGGTCGATGCCTTCTTCCAGGACGTGATGGTCAACGCCGACGACACTGCCTTGCGTGCCAACCGGCTCGCGCTGCTTGCCCAGCTACATCAGCAGATGAACTGCGTCGCCGATATCTCGCGGCTTGCCGCCTAA
- the glyQ gene encoding glycine--tRNA ligase subunit alpha, with the protein MLTFQQIILTLQSYWDQQGCALLQPIDMEVGAGTSHVHTFLRAIGPEPWRAAYVQPSRRPKDGRYGANPNRLQHYYQYQAVLKPAPENILDLYLGSLEALGFDLQQNDVRFVEDDWENPTLGAWGLGWEVWLNGMEVTQFTYFQQVGGIDCKPVLGEITYGLERLAMYLQKVENVYDLVWTEWEEAGPDGPELRRLTYGDVYHQNEVEQSTYNFEYANVDLLFTFFNNYEAEAQRMIEAQLALPAYELVLKAGHTFNLLDARGAISVTERAAYIGRIRALSRLVAQAYYASREKLGFPMLGNPVRGVPGLTTDAQDAALPAWVPPLKVERMIAPD; encoded by the coding sequence ATGCTCACATTTCAGCAAATCATCCTGACGCTGCAATCCTATTGGGACCAGCAAGGTTGCGCGTTACTCCAGCCCATCGATATGGAAGTCGGCGCGGGCACCTCCCACGTCCACACGTTCTTGCGCGCCATTGGCCCGGAGCCCTGGCGCGCGGCTTACGTGCAGCCCTCGCGCCGCCCCAAGGATGGCCGCTACGGCGCCAACCCGAACCGTCTGCAGCACTATTACCAATACCAGGCCGTGCTCAAGCCCGCGCCGGAAAACATCCTCGATCTTTACCTCGGCTCGCTCGAAGCCCTCGGCTTCGATCTGCAGCAAAACGACGTGCGTTTCGTCGAGGACGATTGGGAAAATCCCACCCTCGGCGCGTGGGGTCTCGGCTGGGAGGTCTGGCTCAATGGCATGGAAGTCACCCAGTTCACTTACTTCCAGCAAGTCGGCGGCATCGATTGCAAACCCGTATTGGGCGAGATCACCTATGGGCTCGAACGTCTGGCAATGTATCTGCAAAAGGTCGAAAACGTCTACGACCTGGTCTGGACCGAATGGGAAGAAGCGGGACCGGACGGCCCTGAGCTGCGCCGCCTGACCTATGGCGATGTCTATCACCAGAACGAAGTCGAGCAGTCCACCTACAACTTCGAATACGCCAACGTCGATCTGCTGTTCACCTTCTTCAATAACTACGAAGCCGAAGCCCAGCGCATGATCGAAGCGCAACTCGCGCTGCCGGCCTATGAACTCGTGCTCAAGGCGGGTCATACCTTCAACCTGCTCGATGCCCGTGGCGCGATCTCCGTAACGGAGCGCGCGGCTTACATCGGCCGCATCCGGGCCCTGTCGCGTCTGGTCGCCCAGGCGTATTACGCATCGCGTGAAAAACTCGGCTTTCCGATGCTGGGCAACCCGGTGCGAGGCGTTCCCGGCCTCACCACCGATGCCCAGGATGCCGCGCTGCCCGCCTGGGTACCGCCGCTGAAAGTCGAACGCATGATCGCCCCGGACTGA
- the lnt gene encoding apolipoprotein N-acyltransferase — MADSLFSRLRRRMTPATATALTDERAMPWWHYLAACVAGAANTLSFAPTPHGGWLELALFVFFFAWLTRTTNWKSAALTGAAFGFGNFVTGVWWLYVSMHVYGGMAAPLAGAALVLFTLYLALYPALAAAIWSFCAGHVRPRQGESERNPQSQSRPFSPTWHGSFAFASAWALSEWLRGTVFTGFPWLASGYAQVDGPLAGYAPLVGVYGVGWMLALVAALLVQAFTRTWHSRRLPALAPAALALALLAAGLVLPLATWTTSANVPLKVRLLQGNVKQEMKFERAGMLAAIDEYQRLITAQPADLIITPETAIPVLAQTMPEPFALALRRFADQTGSAILFGAIGGTLTPDGQVSGYTNSLFGLTPHSGELYRYDKHHLVPFGEFVPWGFRWFVDLMDIPLGDFARGAPVQRPFLVHNQPLAVDICYEDIFGEEIARTLRESPMPAGVLVNATNLAWFGDTIALDQHLQIARMRSLETGRPMLRATNTGATAVIDAHGKVTGRLPAYTVGVLEANVQGTAGNTPYVTSGNNTVLAVSLVLLALGFAFGPGRRRG; from the coding sequence ATGGCCGACTCGCTCTTCTCTCGCCTGCGTCGCCGTATGACGCCGGCCACCGCCACCGCGCTGACAGATGAGCGTGCCATGCCCTGGTGGCATTACCTCGCGGCCTGCGTCGCGGGCGCGGCCAATACGCTGTCGTTCGCACCGACGCCACATGGCGGATGGCTTGAGCTGGCACTCTTCGTCTTTTTCTTCGCGTGGCTCACGCGCACCACAAACTGGAAAAGCGCCGCGCTCACCGGTGCGGCGTTTGGTTTCGGCAACTTCGTCACGGGCGTCTGGTGGCTCTATGTCAGCATGCATGTCTATGGCGGCATGGCCGCACCGCTAGCGGGGGCCGCGCTCGTGCTGTTCACGCTGTATCTCGCGTTGTATCCCGCGCTGGCTGCCGCGATCTGGTCGTTTTGCGCCGGACACGTGCGTCCGCGCCAAGGCGAGAGCGAGCGCAACCCGCAATCCCAATCCCGACCTTTTTCGCCGACCTGGCACGGCTCGTTTGCGTTTGCCAGCGCATGGGCCCTCAGCGAATGGTTACGCGGCACGGTCTTCACAGGCTTTCCATGGCTGGCCAGCGGCTATGCGCAGGTCGACGGGCCTCTTGCCGGCTATGCACCACTGGTGGGCGTCTATGGCGTGGGCTGGATGCTGGCGCTGGTCGCAGCGTTACTGGTCCAGGCTTTCACTCGCACATGGCACTCACGGCGCCTCCCTGCGCTAGCCCCCGCCGCGCTCGCGCTGGCCTTGCTCGCGGCGGGCCTCGTCCTGCCGCTCGCCACCTGGACCACCTCCGCCAACGTACCGCTCAAGGTGCGCCTGTTGCAAGGCAACGTGAAGCAGGAGATGAAGTTCGAGCGCGCAGGCATGCTGGCTGCCATCGACGAATATCAACGTTTGATTACCGCCCAGCCGGCTGACTTGATCATTACGCCGGAAACGGCTATTCCCGTGCTGGCGCAGACCATGCCCGAGCCCTTCGCGCTGGCGCTGCGCCGCTTCGCCGACCAGACCGGCAGCGCCATCCTGTTCGGTGCGATTGGCGGCACGCTGACGCCGGACGGCCAGGTGAGCGGTTACACCAATAGTCTTTTTGGCCTGACGCCCCATTCCGGCGAGCTGTACCGCTATGACAAGCACCATCTCGTGCCCTTTGGCGAATTCGTGCCGTGGGGGTTTCGCTGGTTCGTCGATTTGATGGATATCCCGCTGGGTGACTTTGCCCGGGGCGCGCCGGTTCAAAGGCCGTTTCTCGTGCATAACCAGCCGCTGGCGGTCGATATCTGCTACGAAGACATCTTTGGCGAAGAGATCGCCCGCACGCTGCGCGAAAGCCCCATGCCCGCGGGCGTGCTGGTGAATGCCACCAACCTCGCGTGGTTCGGTGACACCATCGCGCTCGACCAGCACCTGCAAATCGCCCGCATGCGCTCGCTGGAAACCGGGCGGCCCATGCTGCGCGCCACCAATACCGGAGCGACAGCCGTGATCGACGCACACGGCAAGGTCACCGGGCGGCTGCCTGCCTATACCGTGGGGGTGCTGGAAGCGAACGTGCAAGGCACCGCGGGCAATACGCCGTATGTGACGAGTGGCAACAATACGGTGCTGGCGGTATCGCTGGTGTTGCTGGCGCTGGGCTTCGCGTTCGGGCCGGGGCGGCGACGAGGTTAA
- a CDS encoding HlyC/CorC family transporter, translating to MNDTYPSRRPTDPLPEKRSLLERLTDFISPEPDSRAELLEILQDAHERNLIDADSLSMIEGVFQICELCARDIMIPRAQMDAINIADAPDTFIPYVLEKAHSRYPVYEGNRDNVIGVLLAKDLLRYYAEEEFDVRGMLRPAVFIPESKRLNVLLHDFRVNHNHIAIVVDEYGGVAGLITIEDVLEQIVGDIEDEYDFDEESGNIIGSPDGRYRVRALTGIEQFNEAFGTQFSDDEVDTIGGLVTHHFGHVPHRGEKVRLENLIFEVQRGDARQIHMLLVRRDPNAGEHERRAQHVPT from the coding sequence ATGAACGACACGTATCCCAGTCGACGCCCAACCGACCCTCTCCCTGAAAAACGCTCCCTGCTTGAACGGCTGACCGATTTCATCTCGCCCGAGCCCGATTCCCGTGCCGAGCTGCTTGAAATTCTCCAGGATGCGCACGAGCGCAACCTGATCGACGCCGATTCGCTCTCAATGATCGAAGGCGTGTTCCAGATCTGCGAGCTATGCGCCCGCGACATCATGATTCCCCGCGCGCAGATGGATGCGATCAACATCGCCGACGCGCCCGACACCTTTATTCCTTACGTGCTGGAAAAAGCGCATTCGCGCTATCCGGTGTACGAAGGCAACCGCGACAACGTGATTGGCGTACTGCTTGCCAAAGATCTGCTGCGCTATTACGCCGAAGAAGAATTCGACGTGCGCGGCATGTTGCGCCCCGCGGTGTTTATTCCTGAATCGAAGCGCCTGAATGTGCTGCTGCACGATTTTCGCGTCAATCACAACCATATCGCCATCGTCGTGGATGAATACGGCGGCGTGGCCGGCCTGATTACGATCGAGGACGTGCTGGAGCAAATCGTCGGTGATATCGAAGACGAATACGATTTCGACGAGGAAAGCGGCAACATCATCGGCTCGCCGGATGGCCGCTACCGGGTACGCGCGCTGACCGGCATCGAGCAGTTCAATGAGGCGTTCGGCACGCAGTTCTCCGACGACGAAGTCGATACGATTGGCGGCCTGGTCACGCATCACTTTGGCCATGTGCCGCATCGCGGCGAGAAAGTCCGGCTCGAAAACCTGATCTTCGAAGTCCAGCGCGGCGATGCGCGCCAGATCCACATGCTGCTGGTGCGCCGCGATCCAAACGCGGGCGAGCACGAGCGCCGCGCCCAGCACGTACCAACCTGA